Genomic window (Jatrophihabitans sp.):
GCCAGCCCTGGTCGGCTGCGTACGGCAGGTCCGCGTAGAGGCGCAGGCTCGCCATGCCGGTGAAGGCGCGCAGTGCGGCGTCGCGAACGAGGACGTGGTCCGGGTGCTGTCCGAAGCCGGCCGGGGCATGGACGTCCGCCCCTTCGACGTGCTGCTCGAGGCGCCGGGCGAGTGACCGGGTGGTCAGCCGGCTCGTGCGGTACTGCTCGTCGAGCAGCGGAAGGTGCACCGCCCGGACCCCGAGACCGGCCATCACGTCGAGGTCGTCGGCGGCGCGTTCGGCCAGGTACTCGTCGGAGCGCGAGACACCCTGCGAAGCGTCCCATCTGCCCACTGTCCCGGGCCCGGGGACGCCGGCGAACACGGTCACGACGGTCGTGGCCGTGCCCTGGCGGGACAGCACGGCGAAGCAGCTCAGGACCGCGTCGTCGAGGTGGGGTGACAGCACGACAACCGGGGGCTGCGGTTCGACAACCGGGGGCGGCAGCTCGCTCGGGCGCCGGTTCACAGCGCCTGCGGTCCGGGTCGGCCACCACGGGTGTCGTCGACGC
Coding sequences:
- a CDS encoding PIG-L family deacetylase, translated to MNRRPSELPPPVVEPQPPVVVLSPHLDDAVLSCFAVLSRQGTATTVVTVFAGVPGPGTVGRWDASQGVSRSDEYLAERAADDLDVMAGLGVRAVHLPLLDEQYRTSRLTTRSLARRLEQHVEGADVHAPAGFGQHPDHVLVRDAALRAFTGMASLRLYADLPYAADQGWPLECRDGSCGRDLPETLPGIASRPRVTGCEHEALTAETASAKLRCLARYRSQFPLLDGPSGELRRRAVDRFEARWTVGEDVGR